From the genome of Solibacillus sp. FSL H8-0538:
AACCATTAGACTTGGGTAAATCAAATTTCGATTCAAATATTTGGGAATTATTATCAAAAAAACCACTAAGTCAATTTGATTAGTGGTTTGTGTTTTGATGTGTAGTAACAAATACAGAAAATGAGAACGAGAAAGCAAACAAGCAACTTTACTAATTCTTGTTCAGACACCGAAACAGTCATCCGAAGTCCATCACTTAAATAAAAAACATTGAGTGGTCCGTGTACAATTGTGGCAGGCAAGACAGAACCACTTTTTTCACGGAACAGACAGATGACTAATGACAAAATGAACAAAAGAGCGAAGTAAATGAGTGTTACTGGAACCACTTGATCATAGGGCTTATAAAGGAGCGCAATTGGTAAATGCCAGATTGACCAAATAGCGCTAATGATAAATGATGTTGCTGAAAAATTAAATACTTTTCTCAAATAATAGTAAATATTCCCGCGCCAAACGAATTCTTCTAAAAGGGCCGAAACTGTGCTCAATTTTAGGCCAATTGCAATGAGCAAAAATAGGTCCTCGAAGCGATTGACTAAAAAACTTTCATCAGATGTGTAGAAAAATATGTGCAGGACTACTCCCATAAAAATAGGTAAAATTGTCCCTGAAAAATTGAAGACCATGAAGTTTTACTGAGCGTAAATGTATGTAGTATTTGTTTTTTTAATAGTATTTTTTGCACGAAAAAAAAGCCCAATAAAGAAATCCCCATGGATAATCCAATAAATGATCGTCCATTTTCTAGCTCCATGAGGACAAGATGAAAAATAACTGTCATCACGAAAATGGTTGCTATTGTATAAAAGGTGGAATGTTTTTGAATACCCGATCCCTCCTTAATTTTCTATCAGTGAAATTTATGGTAGAATATTACATAAATGGTGTAACATTTTGAGAGGGGGTATCGATTTTGTACCAAGCTAAATCACCAATCGGACTTTATTTAATCGAAACACCCGAAGTGAATTTTATGCATCCTGTTATTCAGCGTTTAGCTAGACAATTATTTAATAATAAGCAGTCCGCTACCGAGAAGATAGAGGTTGCGTTTCATTATGTACGGGATGACATTCAACATTCCTGGGATATTCAAAATAAAGTAGTGACGTGTAGTGCAGCGGATGTAGCAGAAGTTGGACATGGCATTTGCTATGCGAAATCGAATTTACTCTCGGCACTGCTACGTTCACAAGGCATTCCGACAGGCTTTTGTTATCAACGATTAATGCTATTTGATACCCCTGACAAAGGGTATTGCCTCCATGCGTTAAATGCGGTCTATATTGCAGAGGAAGATCGCTGGATTCGACTTGATGCAAGAGGAAATAAGCCATGCGTCAATGCACAATTTTCACTTGTAAAAGAGCAATTAGCATTTTCTATTACTATTGATTTAGATGAAGTGGAGTATAAAACGATTTATGCAGTGCCTCTTGAAGATACTATCCAAGTGCTTCGCAGCAATGTAGATGCGCTTTATATGTATAGAAATCGCTTGCCAGCAGCAATAATTGAAGAGCAGTCTTTACCCGTACGGAAAAAAGCAAAGGGGGAAAATAAGTGAACCGTTTAAATTTAGTAACATTAGGTGTGAAAAATCTTTCGAAATCTATTGAGTTTTACCTAGAAATACTAGGATTTGATGTATATAGTTATGGTGAAGAAGGCTCTCCATCCGTGGCCTTTTTTAATAATGAAGGCACAAAAATTTCGCTGTATCCATTAGAAGGATTAGTAAAAGATATTAATGAGGTAACTCCACCTTCCATGCAAACTGGTTTCTCAGGCATTACATTTGCCTATAACGCAAAGTCTGAAGAGGAAGTAGATGACATTTTTAAACACTTACAAAGCCATTCTGTTACTATTTCAAAGCTACCACAAAAAGTATTTTGGGGAGGATATAGTGGTTATTTTCAAGATCCGGACGGGTACTATTGGGAAGTTGCCTACGGAGAATCATGGGAATTTGATGAACAAAATATGTTAGTCATCAAGCCGAATGAATAAGTTGTTCTATATTAGAAAGACACAACTCGTCCAAAATAGGGCGAGTTGATATTCTTACTTATGCGGATGTGAAAGTTATTCTTTCTTACCCGCTAAATAATAAAACCGGACTTCTTTAAAAGAAATCCGGTTTTTACCTTACGTACTATTATAAAAGTTGCTGAATCCCAATAATAAACTCATAGACAAAATAGCATGCAAAGCTAAGTAGCAAGACGCCAGCAGCTACAGTTAGCCACTTAATCATATTACGGTTCAATGCTTTCCGTGTGATTGAAATGATTGTCAAAAGTAATAAATCATGTAGCAAGATGCCACTTAAAATGCCAGCAGCTACGATGTAAAAGCTATTTGCCGTACCATCCGCATACGATTTCGCTAATACAACCCCAAATACATTCACCCAAAAGACAAGATTTCCAGGAGAGATTGCCACAAGCAAGCCATTTTTAAACGAGCTGAAAAATGATTTGGTCACCTTTTCACCGGATAAAGTAATGTCATGATCCGCATTTTTAATCGAATCGATCCCTAAATAAACTAAAAATCCAGCACCAATCAACCACATCGGCATTTGTATAATCGGTAGCGCTAAAATCGATGCGAGTCCAATCGATAACGTGAAAATCAACATTACATCGACTGTCAAGCCACCAAGACCAACCGCCCAGCCATGAATAAAGCCATTTTTTAAACCTTGTTTCGTCATTTCTACTGTAATTGCTCCGACCGGCATCGCAATAGCTAGCCCTACAAGTACATAAGTAATATACAAGCTCAAAGAAACACTTCTTCCATTCAATAGATGTCCTCTTACGTCCGTTTTATATACAAATTATAGCAATTTTTTTATTAATTTCAATAGGGTTAGATGGATTTGCAATTTTAAGTGGGGTCCTTATAAAGAAAAACACTGGAATGAAACTTCATTTTTTTAAGCGAAGACGTCTTTTCCTTATTATATATACACATAAATACAATTGTGCCCAATGTTAATTATTATGGTCCCAATACAATTAGCTCTGAATAATGGGAACAAATTAAGAGAAAGATATTTTCGTTTAAAGATACAAATGAAAAACAACTTTTGGGTTTTTTTGTCGACTGAAATAAAAAAATGGGTAATAAAGGAAACTTTTTTGTTCTTTTTTCGTAGTAAGTAATAACAGGAATGGTGGAAGGAATTTTAGAAATTGCAAAGGAGGATATGTACATGGAATATTTCGTCATATGCTTTTGCTTAGCCATTACGCTGCACAATATTGAAGAAGCTATTTGGTTGCCTGAATGGTCACAGCAAGCTACCAAATTTCAGAAGTCCGTAACGCCAGGAGAATTTCGTTTTGCAGTTATTATTATTACAGTTTTCGCTTATTTGGCCGCATTTACGTTTTTATTTGTACCTCAATCAAATATAGCAAAGTGGACGTTTATTGGATTTTTAGGCTCAATGATAATAAATGCAATCTTTCCCCATCTATTAGCTACGATTGTGATGAAAACATACGCACCTGGCCTGATTACAGGACTGTTGCTCAACATTCCTATCAATTCAATGATCCTTTTTCAACTATTTGAAAGCCAGGTAATTGAATATAAAGAGTTAATCATTTCTACTGTTGTAGTAGGAGGCTGTTTATTGGCACTGATTCCGCTATTGTTCAAGATAGGTAGGAAAGTGAGCTATTGAATTAGCGGTGAATTTGTTAATGAGCACAGTATAAATAAGGTGGTGTATTATGATGAAATTGACTAAAAGGGTAGCCATAATTGTCATGGGGATTCTATGTATTGTACTGTTAACAAAAATTCTGAAGAAGGATTTATGGAGTGTAAACGCTGAATTATTTAAGGAAGAATTTTTATCAATTAGCCAATCTGTTGAAACCGTAAATTTGTTAAATATAACTCCATTTGAATGGGATAGGGCCTATTCCTTTAACCCCTATACACCTGAAGATTTGATTTATGAAACAGTAGGGTATAAATGGGATAATATTAGTGAAACCGTTAATGAAGGAATGAATCAAATCGTATTTTTGAACGATGAAAAAGTTGTTTGCTACATATACGGGTATCCAGAAAATAATGGTTATGGTCTAGCTTTTATAACTGAAAATTATACTGAAGTTGCTTCGATCCTGAATGTAAAGGATGAGTTGGATTTTCACGTAACGAGAAGTGAAAGTGTGATCTATTTACGAAATGATTAAACAAGAGAGTGGGTGTCAAATGACGAACATTAAAGAGGAATTATATCAACTTATTCAGGAACTACCTGAAAAAGAGTTGGCAAACCTTTTGTTTTATGCTGAGCATTTAAAGAAAGACTTTTTGTACAGAGAATTCTTACAAGCCAAAGGGGTAGTTATTACAGAATTGTATGGGGAAGGTGATGACATTAAAGGTCATTGGGAGGCAGCATTTACTAGTGGCATAAGTGAGGACAAGAAAAAGGAAATTTACCTGGCTCAATTTCTATGGCATGTCTTTAGCTATGAGGAAGTACCCTGTTTGCAGAGGGAAGATGCAATGGCAGCCTTAGATGAACTTACCAAAACAGAATTTTATGTGTTTTATCAAAATCGTCCACTCGTAACAAAATTTGAACATGCTGATAAAGTTAAAGCGATTGATTTCAAAGACCAACAAGACATTTATATTGTAGATGTCAATTTCAACTGGACGTATGTCAATACACATGAAGACCAGTGCGGGCCGTATTTTTATCAGTTAATCTAGAACGAGAGAATGATATGCTAGAAACTTTTCAAGAAATGATGACGCCACTTTTTATAGCTATAAATAGCCTAGTCAACTAGTTCAACTGGGTGAATGACGTCTGTATTTCACAGGCGTCATTTTTAATTTGATTCAATTGCCCGCAATAATGATTATAGTATGTCATATAACTCTGTACTTTCTGTCTAACCTCCTCAAACATTAGACGTTGTATTTTCCCACGTTCACTTTCCTCAATACAAAACGTTTAAATTCATCTGTATGCGTAGTTGCTTTTTCACTAAGAGCATTTACATAAGGGTTGCATCGGAGCTTTTCTTATTGTTTTTTAGTGAATGACTTTTTTGATATTTTAATTGGTTCGAATAGTCCGTATAAAATTTTTTTATCGTTCTATTTTATTTAAAGTAGACTAATATACTTGCATATACAACCTACGTTTAATTTTTGAAAATTGATGCATACTTCTGTTAGAGCAATAAAAAATTGAGGTGACGTTACAATGAGTAATACCAAAAAATTAAACGCAGATTCTAGCGATCAAAAAAATGCTCTATTATTGCATACAAGTCTTCAAGAAAATCTTCAAGAAATAAAAAAAACAGTCGGTAATAGTAATGATGTCATTATCAGAATGTTGAATATCGGTAAATCAAAAGAACAATTAATTGGAATTATTTACACTGATGGTTTAGCAGACAAGTCAGTAATAACGGATTTTATCATGGATTCTTTGGTGCTAGATATAGAAAGCTCCTCCACCAACAGCTCACAACAGGCCCTTGAGTTTTTAAAAGACTACTGCTTAACAGTTGGAGACGTCATAGATATAACGGACTTCAACGTTTTATACAGTTCTATTTTCAGTGGTGAAACGGTCATCTTGCTTGAGGGAAACACAAAGGGTATATCTGCTAGCACTCAACATTCCAAGGATAGAGCTATTACCGATCCCACTACTGAAACAGTTATTCGCGGACCTCGGGAATCATTTACTGAAACATTACGGACGAATACAGCTTTAATTCGTCGTAAAATAAAAAACCCTAACCTTTGGATGAAATCGAAAGTTATTGGAAGATATACAAAAACTGATGTTTGTATTATGTATATTAATGGAGTTGCAAACGACAAAATCGTTAAAGAAGTTATGACACGTCTCGATCGAATTGACATTGATGGAATACTAGAGAGCGGTTATATAGAAGAACTAATACAAGACACTACATTCACACCTTTCCCAACTGTCTATAACACGGAACGCCCAGATGTTATTGCCGCAGAATTATTGGAAGGAAAAGTAGCTATCTTAGTAGATGGTACACCGTTTGTTCTCATAGTACCTGCTCCATTTTCTTCATTCATACAAGCGGCAGAAGATCATTATCAACGTTCCGATGTGAGTAGTCTTATTCGAATCATGCGTTACACGGGCATTGGCATTGCCTTATTAGGGCCTTCATTTTATGTAGCAATTACTACTTTCCATCAGGAAATGCTGCCAACATCCATGCTGATTAGTCTTGCATCTCAACGTGAAGGGGTACCATTCCCAGCAATCGCAGAAGCTTTAATAATGGAAATTGCCTTTGAAATTTTAAGAGAAGCTGGTCTTCGGATGCCTAGGACGATTGGTCCAGCAGTTTCCATTGTAGGAACCTTAGTTATTGGACAGGCAGCAGTAGAGGCTGGAATGGTTTCTGCTGTTATGGTTATCGTCGTCTCGCTAACCGCTATTTGTAGTTTTTTGTTTCCATCTTATGCACTCTCGAATACGTTTAGGCTATTGCGGTTTCCATTAATGGGCTTAGCAGCTATGTTCGGTTTATTTGGTGTCATGATTGGATTAATAGCCTTGATCCTTCATCTTTGTAGCCTTCGTACGTTTGGCGTACCGTATATGAGCCCGTTTGCACCGCTTATTCCATCGGAGCAAAAGGATTCAATTCTTCGTTTTCCACGTTGGGCTTTACTAAGTCGCTCTCGTTTAATCGCTCCAAATAATACGACACGAGGACATAACCCGTTAGATAAACCAACAAAAGCAAGAAAATGATGTTTTAGTGGATAAGAAAGTATAACTTTCTCATCCACATAAGTAAGGACATTAACTCGCCCAATTTTTGCGAGTTGTATCTTTCTAATCAAATTTGCTTCCTAAAAGGAGGGCTTCATCTGAAAAAAAAAATGGTACTAGTTTCATTTCTTACGTTTACTTTATTTATTTGTGGATGTGGGAGCAAGCGTGAATTAAACGAGCTCGCTATTGTTCTTGCCATGGGGATTGATAAGGTAGAAGAAGGTTATGAAGTATCACTGCAAGTTGTAAATCCAAATGAAGTCTCTTCCAAGCAAGGAGGTAGTGGGCGAGCACCGGTTGTTACCTATTATGCGAAAGGTAAAAGTATATTTGAAGCAATAAGACGCTCGACTACAATTACTCCAAGAAAACCCTACTTCGCTCATATTCAAATCCTTATTTTGGGGGAAGAATTAGCGAAGGAAGGAATTAGCGAATCCCTCGACTTTTTTTTAAGAGACAATGAGCTTCGAAGTGATTTTTTTGTAATTGTATCGGATGAAACGACTGCAAGAGAGGTTTTGGGCATATTTACCCCTTTAGAAAAAATTCCCGCAAACAAACTGTTTAGCTCTCTTGAAGTTTCGGGAAAGTCATGGGCACCTTCTACATCTGTTCATGTACATGACTTAGTAAATGAACTTAGTACAAAAGAAAAAAATTCAATTTTACCTAATATTAGTATATTGGGGGATGCTGCACTAGGAATGAATCAGAGTAACGTAGAAAAAATTGAACCTCCAGCAAAATTAAAATACACGGGATTAGCGGTAATTAAACAGGATAAATTAGCCGGCATACTGACTGAAGACGAAAGCAAAGGCTATAACTATTTAAAAAATAATGTAAAAAGCACAGTAGCGGTAATTTCCTGTCCTGAAGAAGGAGAGTTAGCAATGGAAATTTCAAGTGTTAAAACTAAACTGAAGGGAAAAGTGAAAAATGGATTCCCATCGATTGATGTAAAAATTAGGGTGGAACAAAATGTCGGAGAAGTAAATTGCTCGATTGACCTTACAAAAAAGAAGACGAGAGACTATATCAATAATAAGACAACAGAACAAATCAAAAAAAATATAGAGGAAACGCTTGTTACCTTTCAAAATGACTATCAAATCGATGTATTGGGGTTTGGGGAAGCTATTCGTCGAGCCGATCATAAAGCATGGAATAAAATGAAGGAGGAGTGGGTAGAATTATTTCCAAATGTGGAGGTAAATGTTTCTGTGGATGTAAAAACAACTGGAACTGGGACAAAAGTAAATTCCATCTTACATGAGGAGAAGGAGTAGATTATGATAGGAATTTTAGGAGTATTAGTCGTCTCTATTTCCATCCTCCTTATAGAACTCCCCAATCTTCGCGCAGAGAATAACAGGAAAGATATGTTCATTTTTTGGAGTTTAATGCTATTTTCTACGGGACTAGGTTTAGCGGTTACTCTTCAACTTAAAATACCTAACCCAACAGATTGGATTTCCTTTATTTATAGACCATTAAGCGATTTATTCATTCGAACTTTTATGTAGAAAATCAGTTAGTTGGGATAATATTACAGCGAAAGAGGTGAGGAAACAGTGAATAATATTGTTATTAGCGCTAGGCAATTCACAATACTTGTAGTTTTCTTCACAGTTGGTACAAGTCTATTATTCATTCCTGCGCTTGTTGTGGGTGTGGTTATGCAGGATGCTTGGAT
Proteins encoded in this window:
- a CDS encoding CPBP family intramembrane glutamic endopeptidase — protein: MLIAIGLKLSTVSALLEEFVWRGNIYYYLRKVFNFSATSFIISAIWSIWHLPIALLYKPYDQVVPVTLIYFALLFILSLVICLFREKSGSVLPATIVHGPLNVFYLSDGLRMTVSVSEQELVKLLVCFLVLIFCICYYTSKHKPLIKLT
- a CDS encoding transglutaminase-like domain-containing protein, with product MHPVIQRLARQLFNNKQSATEKIEVAFHYVRDDIQHSWDIQNKVVTCSAADVAEVGHGICYAKSNLLSALLRSQGIPTGFCYQRLMLFDTPDKGYCLHALNAVYIAEEDRWIRLDARGNKPCVNAQFSLVKEQLAFSITIDLDEVEYKTIYAVPLEDTIQVLRSNVDALYMYRNRLPAAIIEEQSLPVRKKAKGENK
- a CDS encoding VOC family protein, yielding MNRLNLVTLGVKNLSKSIEFYLEILGFDVYSYGEEGSPSVAFFNNEGTKISLYPLEGLVKDINEVTPPSMQTGFSGITFAYNAKSEEEVDDIFKHLQSHSVTISKLPQKVFWGGYSGYFQDPDGYYWEVAYGESWEFDEQNMLVIKPNE
- a CDS encoding LysE family transporter, which encodes MSLYITYVLVGLAIAMPVGAITVEMTKQGLKNGFIHGWAVGLGGLTVDVMLIFTLSIGLASILALPIIQMPMWLIGAGFLVYLGIDSIKNADHDITLSGEKVTKSFFSSFKNGLLVAISPGNLVFWVNVFGVVLAKSYADGTANSFYIVAAGILSGILLHDLLLLTIISITRKALNRNMIKWLTVAAGVLLLSFACYFVYEFIIGIQQLL
- a CDS encoding HXXEE domain-containing protein; this translates as MEYFVICFCLAITLHNIEEAIWLPEWSQQATKFQKSVTPGEFRFAVIIITVFAYLAAFTFLFVPQSNIAKWTFIGFLGSMIINAIFPHLLATIVMKTYAPGLITGLLLNIPINSMILFQLFESQVIEYKELIISTVVVGGCLLALIPLLFKIGRKVSY
- a CDS encoding DUF4275 family protein: MTNIKEELYQLIQELPEKELANLLFYAEHLKKDFLYREFLQAKGVVITELYGEGDDIKGHWEAAFTSGISEDKKKEIYLAQFLWHVFSYEEVPCLQREDAMAALDELTKTEFYVFYQNRPLVTKFEHADKVKAIDFKDQQDIYIVDVNFNWTYVNTHEDQCGPYFYQLI
- a CDS encoding spore germination protein, yielding MSNTKKLNADSSDQKNALLLHTSLQENLQEIKKTVGNSNDVIIRMLNIGKSKEQLIGIIYTDGLADKSVITDFIMDSLVLDIESSSTNSSQQALEFLKDYCLTVGDVIDITDFNVLYSSIFSGETVILLEGNTKGISASTQHSKDRAITDPTTETVIRGPRESFTETLRTNTALIRRKIKNPNLWMKSKVIGRYTKTDVCIMYINGVANDKIVKEVMTRLDRIDIDGILESGYIEELIQDTTFTPFPTVYNTERPDVIAAELLEGKVAILVDGTPFVLIVPAPFSSFIQAAEDHYQRSDVSSLIRIMRYTGIGIALLGPSFYVAITTFHQEMLPTSMLISLASQREGVPFPAIAEALIMEIAFEILREAGLRMPRTIGPAVSIVGTLVIGQAAVEAGMVSAVMVIVVSLTAICSFLFPSYALSNTFRLLRFPLMGLAAMFGLFGVMIGLIALILHLCSLRTFGVPYMSPFAPLIPSEQKDSILRFPRWALLSRSRLIAPNNTTRGHNPLDKPTKARK
- a CDS encoding Ger(x)C family spore germination protein → MVLVSFLTFTLFICGCGSKRELNELAIVLAMGIDKVEEGYEVSLQVVNPNEVSSKQGGSGRAPVVTYYAKGKSIFEAIRRSTTITPRKPYFAHIQILILGEELAKEGISESLDFFLRDNELRSDFFVIVSDETTAREVLGIFTPLEKIPANKLFSSLEVSGKSWAPSTSVHVHDLVNELSTKEKNSILPNISILGDAALGMNQSNVEKIEPPAKLKYTGLAVIKQDKLAGILTEDESKGYNYLKNNVKSTVAVISCPEEGELAMEISSVKTKLKGKVKNGFPSIDVKIRVEQNVGEVNCSIDLTKKKTRDYINNKTTEQIKKNIEETLVTFQNDYQIDVLGFGEAIRRADHKAWNKMKEEWVELFPNVEVNVSVDVKTTGTGTKVNSILHEEKE